In Methanobacterium paludis, the following proteins share a genomic window:
- a CDS encoding alpha-hydroxy-acid oxidizing protein, translated as MVGNTPSAPEDLGVTIIGENKGWGIPTFKPQAQDKLFELFKLAEKLDVIAIGVDLECAGSTFWTTPEKRVYRKSEKELRELVDSTEKPVIFKGIMNSEDAGKVVDSGASACYVSNHGGRVMDGGQAVAEVLPDIAREISGKIPILADGAVRTGFDVLKVLALGADVALLGRPLAQMSIAGGEVAVKKYLDYVKDDLRRAMILTGCDTLEDANMDILA; from the coding sequence ATGGTGGGAAACACCCCTTCTGCACCAGAAGATCTTGGAGTTACTATCATAGGAGAAAATAAGGGATGGGGCATACCCACCTTCAAACCACAGGCACAGGATAAATTATTTGAGTTATTTAAACTGGCCGAAAAACTTGATGTGATTGCCATTGGTGTGGATCTGGAATGTGCCGGTTCCACATTCTGGACCACACCTGAAAAACGAGTCTACCGTAAAAGCGAAAAAGAGCTCCGGGAACTGGTAGATTCTACAGAAAAGCCTGTTATATTCAAGGGCATCATGAACTCAGAAGATGCAGGTAAAGTGGTGGATTCAGGAGCTAGTGCCTGTTATGTATCTAATCATGGGGGCAGAGTTATGGACGGAGGCCAGGCAGTAGCCGAAGTTCTTCCAGATATTGCTCGGGAAATTTCTGGAAAAATTCCTATACTGGCAGATGGTGCTGTACGTACAGGATTTGACGTACTCAAAGTACTGGCCCTGGGTGCTGATGTGGCATTACTTGGCAGACCTCTGGCCCAGATGTCCATTGCCGGGGGAGAAGTAGCAGTTAAAAAGTATTTAGATTATGTGAAAGATGATTTGAGGCGAGCCATGATCCTTACAGGGTGTGATACCCTTGAAGACGCGAATATGGATATTTTGGCGTGA
- a CDS encoding rubredoxin, producing the protein MKYICTYCNFFAYDDEKGDLNSHLEPGTTLKDIPDNWECPVCGMPKTYLQQVTDEVFYLKMAVYQEKEDESGDLNRYRTIARKMLTGTCGVYSVCNGQPDRICAGQNFGASIGMGGAGQGKTFEANYNSLQEYKLKMRVIKAHHEPEMDISIFGKDIVAPVMGASLSGVKPVLMMLFLKNHSTAVF; encoded by the coding sequence ATGAAGTACATCTGCACCTACTGCAATTTTTTTGCCTATGATGATGAAAAAGGGGATCTCAATTCCCATCTAGAACCCGGAACTACTTTAAAAGATATCCCTGATAACTGGGAATGTCCAGTCTGTGGAATGCCCAAAACTTACCTCCAGCAAGTAACTGACGAAGTTTTCTACCTTAAAATGGCTGTTTACCAGGAAAAAGAGGATGAATCTGGTGATCTGAATCGCTATCGTACCATAGCACGAAAAATGCTTACAGGAACCTGTGGGGTTTATTCAGTCTGTAATGGTCAGCCCGATCGTATATGCGCCGGGCAGAATTTCGGGGCTTCCATTGGCATGGGTGGTGCTGGACAGGGAAAGACTTTTGAAGCAAATTACAATTCCCTTCAGGAATATAAGCTTAAAATGCGAGTGATTAAGGCCCACCACGAACCAGAAATGGACATATCTATCTTCGGAAAGGATATAGTAGCGCCAGTAATGGGGGCCAGTCTTTCTGGGGTAAAGCCCGTCTTAATGATGCTATTCCTGAAGAATCATTCTACCGCGGTCTTTTAA